One part of the Corynebacterium aurimucosum ATCC 700975 genome encodes these proteins:
- a CDS encoding bifunctional [glutamine synthetase] adenylyltransferase/[glutamine synthetase]-adenylyl-L-tyrosine phosphorylase: MRPASVPSPATLGLTRPTAAEDLSRLGWDNPESLELLWTLAGAGDPDMALNTLMRIVEGAPEIGPAMREDETFRVRLIALLGGSSAFGDHLAANPETWHELQRALPTPTEMLHTLLTRVGAEPATYVEQPDQPDTASPDLTSPGTYRAAPGDHKASLKVAYRTLMMRIAAHDLAGTFHSRKGQSRPQPRVGFREVTRLTTALADAALTAALAGAVRVVYGDEPLDAQLAVIAMGKCGAGELNYISDVDVIFVGSEATPRITRLASEFNRIGSACFFEVDANLRPEGKSGALVRTLDSHVAYYKRWAETWEFQALLKARPQTGYLPLGTDYLEQIGPMVWTASQRESFVEDVQAMRRRVLDNVPEEMRLRELKLGEGGLRDVEFAVQLLQLVHGRSDDSLRTLATVDALAALVRAGYVGREDGTQLIEAYEFLRLLEHRLQLERFRRTHTLPEKDDNKALTWLAINSGFHPQGHQSAADQMNTQLRKVRLLISELHSRLFYRPLLNSVASMSADELKLSREAALLQLAALGYRHPDRAFEHLTSLAAGQSRKARIQAILLPTLMEWLSNTADPDMGLLNYRKLSEAAYDRTWFLRMLRDEGVVGQRLMKILGTSPFTSELIIRAPDVVKQLSDGAAGPKLLETKPEQVSSALINSTKRHANPDKAVSVARSLRRAELARIAAADLLGFLPVQQVCFELSTIWNAVLEAALRAEVRAWRLSHEDAEPPARIAVIGMGRLGGMELGFGSDADVIVVAEPTGDNAEEEALPWAIGIIEKLRRRLAKPSGDPPLDVDLGLRPEGRSGAVVRSIESYERYYSRWGEPWEMQALLRAAFVAGDEEVGTRFLTMVDAFRYPPKGVSEKTIRDIRRMKARVDNERLPRGADRNTHTKLGRGGLTDIEWTVQLLQMMHAHEVPALHDPSTLRVLDALEDNEVIPVEQVQELREAWLLATDARNALVLVRGKRVDQLPAPGPQLAQVAGAAGWEPERNQQFLEHYLKVTRHARKIVDEVFWGEAESFEHD, translated from the coding sequence ATGCGTCCAGCATCAGTACCGTCCCCAGCTACTCTTGGTCTGACCCGGCCAACTGCTGCGGAGGATCTATCCCGCCTCGGGTGGGATAATCCTGAGTCCCTAGAACTGCTGTGGACACTGGCCGGAGCAGGCGATCCCGATATGGCCCTCAACACGTTGATGAGGATCGTCGAGGGAGCGCCTGAGATTGGCCCGGCGATGCGCGAGGACGAGACATTCCGGGTGCGGCTCATCGCCCTACTGGGCGGCTCCTCGGCGTTCGGTGATCACCTCGCCGCGAACCCAGAAACCTGGCACGAGCTGCAGCGGGCGCTGCCGACTCCTACCGAAATGCTGCACACGCTGCTCACAAGGGTCGGGGCGGAACCTGCGACATACGTTGAGCAACCAGACCAGCCTGACACCGCGAGCCCCGACCTGACCTCTCCCGGCACCTACCGGGCAGCACCGGGGGACCATAAAGCATCACTCAAAGTGGCCTACCGGACGCTGATGATGCGCATTGCCGCCCACGATCTCGCAGGTACATTTCACTCGCGCAAGGGGCAGTCACGCCCACAACCGCGAGTAGGTTTCCGGGAGGTCACCAGGCTGACGACGGCCCTCGCAGATGCCGCCTTGACGGCAGCACTCGCCGGTGCGGTCCGGGTGGTCTATGGGGATGAGCCACTCGATGCGCAGCTGGCCGTCATCGCGATGGGTAAGTGTGGCGCGGGCGAATTGAACTACATCTCCGACGTGGATGTGATCTTCGTGGGCTCCGAGGCGACACCACGGATCACCCGCCTAGCGTCGGAATTCAACCGGATTGGCTCGGCCTGCTTCTTCGAGGTTGACGCCAACCTGCGCCCGGAAGGAAAGTCTGGTGCGCTAGTCCGAACTCTTGATTCGCACGTGGCTTATTACAAGCGGTGGGCAGAAACCTGGGAGTTCCAAGCGCTGTTGAAGGCACGGCCGCAAACCGGCTATCTGCCCTTGGGCACGGACTACCTGGAACAGATCGGGCCGATGGTGTGGACTGCCTCGCAGCGGGAGTCCTTCGTGGAAGACGTTCAAGCTATGCGTCGCCGTGTACTGGATAATGTCCCCGAGGAGATGCGCCTTAGAGAGCTCAAGCTGGGGGAGGGCGGCCTGCGTGACGTGGAGTTCGCCGTCCAGTTGCTGCAGTTGGTGCATGGGCGCTCGGATGATTCCTTGCGCACGCTCGCCACGGTTGATGCACTGGCAGCGCTCGTGCGCGCCGGGTATGTCGGACGTGAAGACGGCACCCAGCTCATCGAGGCCTACGAGTTTCTGCGTTTGCTTGAGCACCGCCTCCAGCTGGAGCGCTTCCGCCGTACACACACCCTGCCGGAGAAAGATGACAACAAGGCGCTCACGTGGCTAGCCATCAACTCAGGCTTCCACCCGCAGGGGCATCAGTCAGCAGCGGACCAGATGAATACCCAGCTGCGGAAGGTTCGCCTGCTTATCTCAGAGCTCCACTCGCGCTTGTTTTACCGCCCGCTGCTCAATTCCGTGGCCTCGATGTCGGCGGATGAACTCAAGCTCTCCCGCGAAGCCGCGCTATTGCAGTTGGCAGCACTGGGCTATCGCCACCCAGACCGTGCTTTCGAGCACCTCACCTCCCTGGCAGCGGGGCAGTCGCGCAAGGCACGCATCCAGGCCATCCTGCTGCCGACGCTGATGGAGTGGCTCTCTAATACCGCTGACCCCGACATGGGCCTGCTGAATTACCGCAAGCTTTCTGAGGCAGCTTATGACCGGACGTGGTTCTTGCGCATGCTTCGTGACGAAGGCGTTGTCGGCCAACGCCTCATGAAGATTCTGGGCACCTCGCCCTTCACATCGGAGCTCATTATTCGCGCCCCAGACGTCGTCAAGCAGCTCTCCGACGGCGCGGCAGGGCCCAAACTGCTGGAGACCAAGCCCGAGCAAGTGTCTTCCGCCTTGATTAATTCCACCAAGCGCCACGCGAACCCAGACAAGGCAGTGTCGGTAGCCAGATCCCTTCGCCGCGCAGAGCTGGCGCGGATTGCCGCTGCTGATTTGTTGGGCTTCTTGCCGGTTCAACAAGTGTGTTTTGAACTGTCCACCATCTGGAACGCTGTGTTGGAAGCCGCGCTGCGCGCCGAGGTCAGGGCTTGGAGGCTGAGTCACGAGGATGCCGAGCCACCAGCCCGCATCGCCGTGATTGGCATGGGGCGGCTCGGTGGCATGGAGCTGGGCTTTGGTTCAGATGCCGATGTCATCGTGGTGGCGGAGCCAACAGGTGATAATGCCGAAGAAGAAGCTCTGCCGTGGGCCATCGGCATCATTGAGAAACTGCGCCGCCGTCTGGCAAAGCCTTCCGGGGATCCGCCCTTGGACGTGGACTTGGGCTTGCGGCCAGAGGGTCGCTCGGGAGCGGTCGTGCGCTCGATCGAATCCTATGAGCGCTATTACTCGCGGTGGGGCGAGCCCTGGGAGATGCAGGCTTTGCTCCGCGCTGCCTTCGTGGCTGGAGATGAGGAAGTCGGTACACGTTTCCTCACCATGGTGGATGCCTTCCGCTATCCGCCGAAGGGCGTGAGTGAGAAGACGATTCGTGATATCCGCCGAATGAAGGCGCGCGTTGATAATGAGCGCCTTCCGCGCGGCGCTGACCGCAATACCCACACCAAGCTGGGGCGCGGCGGGCTCACGGATATCGAATGGACCGTTCAGCTGCTCCAGATGATGCACGCGCACGAGGTTCCAGCGTTGCATGACCCGTCCACGCTGCGAGTGCTCGATGCCCTCGAGGACAATGAGGTTATCCCTGTCGAACAAGTACAGGAGTTGCGGGAGGCCTGGCTCTTGGCCACCGATGCCCGCAATGCGCTGGTGCTGGTGCGCGGCAAACGCGTGGACCAGCTACCGGCACCGGGCCCGCAGCTGGCGCAGGTGGCCGGCGCGGCTGGGTGGGAACCCGAGCGCAATCAGCAATTCCTGGAGCATTACCTCAAGGTGACCCGGCACGCGCGGAAGATTGTGGATGAGGTGTTCTGGGGTGAGGCGGAGTCTTTCGAGCATGACTAG
- the glnA gene encoding type I glutamate--ammonia ligase, translating to MNSQHEFVLRTVEERDIRFIRLWFTDILGALKSVVMSPSELESAFEEGVGFDGSSVEGFSRISEADTIAMPDPSTFQIMPFDKEEPELLSARMFCDITQPDGQPSLVDPRHILRRQVTEAANEGFTCKASPEIEFYLLEDARDINKLVATDNGGYFDQATHDNAPSFRRRSMYALESMGIATEFSHHETSPGQQEIDLRHADVLSMADHIMTFRYLIKEVASQQGVHATFMPKPFEDRSGSGMHTHLSLFEGDSNAFHDPDDEISLSSTGRQFIAGILEHAVEMTAITNQWTNSYKRLMFGSEAPGSVTWGISNRSALVRVPTYRLSKEMSRRVEIRSLDSAMNPYLGYAVLLAAGLRGIREGYELGDPAEDDVHQLTRRERRAMGYKDLPSSLDQALREFERSEFMAEVLGEHVFEYFLRSKWDEWHEYQQQITAFELRNNLNF from the coding sequence ATGAACAGCCAACACGAATTCGTCCTTCGTACAGTTGAAGAACGCGATATCCGCTTCATTCGCCTCTGGTTCACTGACATCTTGGGGGCGCTGAAATCGGTGGTAATGAGCCCCTCAGAGTTGGAATCCGCCTTCGAGGAAGGTGTTGGCTTCGACGGCTCTTCAGTGGAAGGGTTCTCCCGCATTTCGGAGGCTGACACCATCGCGATGCCGGACCCTTCAACCTTCCAGATCATGCCCTTTGACAAGGAAGAACCCGAGCTGCTCTCGGCGCGCATGTTCTGTGACATTACCCAGCCCGATGGGCAACCTTCGTTGGTGGACCCGCGCCACATTCTGCGCCGTCAGGTCACCGAGGCGGCCAATGAAGGATTCACGTGCAAGGCTTCTCCCGAGATTGAGTTTTATCTCCTTGAGGACGCGCGCGATATCAACAAGCTTGTTGCCACCGATAACGGCGGCTATTTCGACCAAGCCACGCATGATAACGCCCCGAGCTTCCGGCGCCGGTCGATGTACGCGTTGGAATCCATGGGCATCGCCACGGAGTTCAGCCACCATGAAACCTCACCTGGCCAGCAGGAGATCGACCTGCGTCATGCTGACGTGTTGTCCATGGCGGACCACATCATGACCTTCCGCTACCTCATTAAAGAGGTGGCCTCCCAGCAGGGCGTGCATGCCACATTCATGCCCAAGCCTTTCGAGGACCGCTCAGGCTCGGGCATGCATACCCACTTGAGCCTTTTCGAGGGAGATTCCAACGCTTTCCACGACCCCGATGATGAGATTTCGCTGTCTAGCACGGGGCGGCAGTTCATCGCCGGCATTCTCGAGCACGCAGTGGAGATGACGGCGATCACCAACCAGTGGACCAACTCTTATAAGCGCCTGATGTTTGGCAGCGAGGCCCCAGGGTCAGTGACGTGGGGAATTTCTAACCGCTCTGCGCTGGTGAGAGTTCCCACTTACCGCCTTTCCAAGGAAATGTCGCGCCGAGTTGAAATCCGCTCGCTGGATTCAGCGATGAACCCCTACCTGGGATACGCGGTGCTCCTTGCCGCTGGTTTGCGCGGAATCAGGGAAGGCTATGAGCTAGGAGACCCGGCTGAGGACGACGTCCACCAGCTGACCCGCCGCGAACGCCGTGCGATGGGGTACAAGGATCTGCCGAGCAGCCTAGACCAAGCCCTCCGAGAATTCGAGCGCTCCGAGTTTATGGCGGAGGTCCTCGGTGAACATGTCTTTGAGTACTTCCTGCGCTCAAAGTGGGATGAATGGCATGAATACCAGCAGCAGATCACCGCATTCGAATTGCGCAACAACCTGAATTTCTAG
- a CDS encoding DUF2786 domain-containing protein: MNTHHATLSQRGIELISQAARQGWSPKDLLHVVGSFCHPLIYRAAPHVPAQISSTALRKEWLSFTPPASMTMSTDDLMRLIEAITLLPPLRDVDVLAAQRNNSGTSRSSKENRIRDKISHLLRKAESTPYEEEASALIAKAQSLQQRHRLEGTPTNSPDTVVSTRIHINAPYINHKTTLLSVIADRNGCTALRLHPKGIVTVIGAEEDVRHVTDLFASLLRQCEWHMHHGEHAKSARQLGNVASFRRSFILSYATRIGELLEEANTKLDSHDVEGTGLASNGPSTRQDEVTLAQQSLSAVEERRRNAEAVTDRIFPNARTVSLAVRSHAGVSAGASAAEKSHLGGDSSGLNGRRQLTR, encoded by the coding sequence ATGAACACACACCACGCAACCCTGAGCCAGCGAGGAATCGAGCTCATTAGCCAGGCAGCCCGGCAAGGATGGTCGCCTAAGGACCTGCTCCATGTCGTGGGTAGTTTTTGCCACCCTCTCATTTATCGCGCCGCCCCTCATGTTCCCGCACAGATTAGTTCCACTGCGCTGCGCAAGGAATGGTTGAGCTTCACCCCGCCTGCCTCGATGACCATGTCTACCGATGACCTCATGCGGCTTATTGAAGCAATCACTTTACTACCGCCCCTTCGGGATGTTGATGTGCTGGCAGCTCAAAGAAACAACTCTGGGACGTCCCGCAGCAGCAAGGAGAATAGAATCCGCGACAAAATCTCTCATCTTCTGCGAAAAGCAGAATCCACTCCCTACGAAGAGGAAGCCAGCGCGCTCATCGCCAAAGCGCAGAGCCTGCAACAGCGACACCGACTCGAAGGGACGCCCACCAATTCACCGGACACAGTGGTATCCACGCGAATCCATATCAACGCACCCTATATCAACCACAAAACCACTCTGCTCAGCGTCATTGCGGATCGGAACGGATGCACCGCCCTCCGGCTACACCCCAAAGGGATTGTCACCGTCATTGGCGCTGAAGAGGACGTTCGCCACGTCACTGATCTTTTCGCTTCACTCCTACGGCAATGTGAATGGCACATGCATCACGGCGAGCACGCCAAGAGCGCGCGTCAGCTTGGCAATGTGGCGTCCTTCCGCCGAAGCTTCATCCTTTCTTATGCCACTCGTATCGGCGAGTTATTGGAGGAAGCAAACACAAAGTTGGACTCGCACGACGTAGAAGGGACCGGTTTGGCATCAAACGGACCCAGCACTCGGCAAGACGAAGTGACCTTGGCGCAGCAATCACTATCGGCAGTCGAAGAACGCCGCCGCAACGCCGAAGCAGTGACTGATCGAATCTTCCCCAATGCGCGCACCGTGTCCCTGGCGGTGAGAAGCCACGCAGGAGTATCCGCCGGCGCATCAGCTGCAGAAAAATCCCACTTGGGAGGTGATTCCTCGGGGCTTAACGGACGCCGCCAGCTCACCCGCTAA
- a CDS encoding CYTH and CHAD domain-containing protein, translated as MSPKTFLEIEAKFAVDEATPMPDLTQLDEVSRVAETHHHSLSAIYYDTEDLRLTHAKITLRRRTGGNDDGWHIKIPGAEGRTEIRAELGEPIDGKYEVPDELLHQVRSVVRNQLLEPIAQVDNNRTELLLVDADEQPVAEFCDDHVTAFSFLPGGSQSTWREWEVELAGDLPGSKAGNKLLRHATSLLIGSGARVSSSPSKLKSALGDSINNVELPPALAASNVEPGSPAAAVVEALKANRDKLVEFDPRVRRDEWDSVHQMRVATRELRSHLQTFHGIVVGPEIERIESDLKELAAMLGVARDAEVVEERWQNLLASEDSDVLDEATREHIAHDMGRAYRRAHRRVIAALDSDQYLALLDALDAFLSNPPVAGEETAAGADGTSEDDIAEDSAVVASESAEPAEDHEAAQDYEPKHAKPDEGDEPRDLDTVMALHLKQAYDKLVKRHKKAVSNWDNTELTLHEREEYFHDMRKAAKKLRYAAEAAGSATNLKTKNLYKACKQMQSVLGDFQDSVTSRDKLLELAETARRRGEDTFGYGLLYQRERVIGLEALDAYSDSFKAIKSAFKPLRKKLS; from the coding sequence ATGTCTCCAAAGACGTTCCTTGAAATCGAAGCCAAGTTCGCCGTGGATGAGGCCACCCCAATGCCGGATCTCACCCAGCTCGACGAGGTTTCCCGCGTTGCAGAAACCCACCACCACTCGTTGTCCGCGATTTACTACGACACCGAGGATCTCCGCCTTACCCACGCGAAGATCACGCTGCGACGTCGCACCGGCGGAAATGATGATGGCTGGCACATCAAGATTCCCGGTGCGGAAGGTCGCACTGAGATCCGGGCGGAACTCGGTGAGCCCATCGACGGCAAATACGAGGTTCCGGACGAGTTGCTCCACCAGGTCCGCTCGGTAGTGCGTAACCAGCTTCTTGAGCCGATCGCACAGGTGGATAACAACCGCACCGAGTTGCTGCTCGTTGACGCAGACGAGCAGCCAGTTGCTGAGTTCTGCGATGACCATGTCACCGCTTTCTCCTTCCTGCCGGGTGGCTCCCAGAGCACGTGGCGCGAATGGGAGGTAGAGCTCGCCGGGGACCTGCCGGGAAGCAAAGCGGGCAACAAACTGCTGCGGCACGCCACTTCCCTACTGATCGGTTCTGGGGCTCGGGTTTCCTCCTCGCCGTCCAAGCTGAAGTCTGCATTGGGAGACTCCATCAACAACGTCGAGCTTCCTCCGGCCCTAGCGGCGTCCAATGTGGAGCCGGGCTCACCCGCGGCGGCAGTCGTGGAAGCGTTGAAGGCTAATCGGGACAAGCTCGTCGAGTTCGATCCGCGTGTTCGCCGGGATGAGTGGGATTCGGTGCACCAAATGCGTGTGGCTACCCGTGAATTGCGCAGCCACTTGCAGACCTTCCACGGCATTGTGGTGGGCCCTGAGATTGAGCGCATTGAGTCAGATCTCAAGGAACTTGCGGCCATGCTGGGCGTTGCCCGGGATGCCGAGGTTGTGGAAGAACGCTGGCAGAATCTGCTCGCATCCGAGGACTCTGATGTTCTCGATGAAGCTACCCGTGAGCACATTGCTCACGACATGGGCCGCGCCTACCGCCGCGCGCATCGCCGAGTCATCGCTGCGCTCGATTCCGACCAATACTTAGCACTTCTCGATGCACTGGATGCTTTCCTCTCCAACCCGCCGGTTGCCGGGGAGGAAACGGCCGCTGGCGCAGACGGCACTTCCGAAGACGACATAGCGGAAGACTCTGCGGTCGTCGCTTCAGAATCCGCTGAGCCCGCGGAGGACCACGAGGCAGCACAGGACTACGAGCCGAAGCACGCCAAGCCTGATGAGGGAGACGAACCCCGCGATCTCGACACGGTGATGGCCCTTCACCTCAAGCAGGCTTATGACAAGCTGGTCAAGCGCCACAAGAAGGCTGTCTCCAACTGGGATAACACCGAGCTGACGCTACATGAGCGTGAGGAATACTTCCACGATATGCGCAAGGCAGCGAAGAAGCTGCGCTATGCCGCAGAGGCTGCTGGGTCCGCCACCAACCTGAAGACGAAGAACCTCTACAAGGCCTGCAAGCAGATGCAATCTGTCTTAGGAGACTTCCAGGATTCGGTGACCTCCCGCGATAAGTTGCTCGAGTTGGCAGAAACCGCACGCCGCCGTGGTGAGGACACCTTCGGCTATGGCCTCCTCTACCAGCGTGAGCGCGTCATCGGATTGGAAGCACTCGACGCATACTCGGATAGCTTCAAGGCCATCAAGTCCGCCTTCAAGCCGCTGCGCAAGAAGCTGAGCTAG
- a CDS encoding galactokinase family protein, translated as MPLWTAPSTPAVDRVRAAHRENVGAESAHVASAPATWALIGEHIDHYGGIAIMGLANIRAAAAVSPRSDGLVKVRLQHTNGETVEDQISLEQVSALAAQQQPSVDSEGQTIEPPAPEGAIAARLGGIIYTMINRQLLTRETAGADITVVNDIPDSTGLGAAAAIDIATALALLGTADDLHDAPLRARIAEVCSQAVGTFARFPALRARHSAALRGAGESITIIDYADGSVTQAPHMINKDIAAFALAVPGDADSAEAVTEIRARERFIDAACRAFGTPSLRLLPDAPQRVLEWLAAVHKVHGTENQPTIAQATAWLTFYSEETERAEGIARALRSRRGTELFPLLTQSQSALATVYGFNSAEKLAQLATARGAVASRSAHAGTSSAVIAYVPSAKATNFAADLAEDGLLVIPLSAGSPAITED; from the coding sequence ATGCCCCTGTGGACTGCCCCTTCGACCCCGGCCGTCGACCGCGTTCGCGCCGCACACCGCGAAAACGTGGGCGCTGAATCAGCACATGTCGCCAGCGCCCCCGCCACTTGGGCACTCATCGGCGAGCACATCGACCACTACGGCGGCATCGCCATCATGGGGCTTGCCAATATCCGCGCGGCAGCAGCTGTCAGCCCCCGCAGCGACGGACTCGTCAAGGTTCGCCTCCAGCACACCAACGGCGAAACAGTTGAAGACCAGATCTCCCTCGAACAGGTTTCTGCCCTTGCCGCGCAGCAGCAGCCCAGCGTCGATTCCGAAGGCCAGACCATTGAACCCCCAGCACCCGAAGGTGCCATCGCCGCGCGCCTCGGCGGCATCATCTACACCATGATCAACCGCCAGCTTCTTACCCGCGAGACCGCTGGCGCCGACATCACCGTGGTCAATGACATCCCCGATTCGACCGGCCTCGGCGCCGCCGCGGCCATCGATATCGCCACAGCTTTGGCATTACTCGGCACCGCTGACGATCTGCATGATGCCCCACTGCGCGCCCGTATCGCAGAGGTGTGCTCCCAAGCGGTTGGCACCTTCGCGCGATTCCCTGCGCTGCGCGCTCGCCACTCCGCTGCCCTGCGCGGCGCAGGTGAGTCCATCACCATCATCGACTACGCCGACGGCTCCGTGACCCAGGCGCCTCACATGATCAACAAGGACATTGCAGCTTTCGCCTTGGCCGTGCCCGGGGACGCTGATTCTGCTGAGGCCGTGACAGAGATTCGCGCCCGCGAGCGTTTCATTGACGCCGCCTGCCGCGCTTTCGGCACGCCGTCGCTGCGTTTGTTGCCGGATGCTCCCCAGCGCGTCCTTGAGTGGCTGGCCGCGGTCCACAAGGTGCACGGCACCGAGAACCAGCCGACCATCGCCCAAGCCACGGCATGGCTGACCTTCTACTCGGAGGAAACTGAGCGCGCCGAAGGCATTGCTCGTGCTTTGCGCTCTCGCCGCGGCACCGAGCTTTTCCCACTGCTCACGCAGTCGCAGTCTGCCTTGGCCACCGTCTATGGTTTCAACTCCGCGGAGAAACTCGCGCAGCTGGCCACTGCCCGCGGTGCCGTCGCTTCACGCTCTGCTCACGCCGGCACTTCCTCCGCGGTCATCGCCTACGTGCCGAGCGCTAAGGCCACCAACTTCGCGGCCGACTTAGCGGAGGACGGCCTGCTGGTCATCCCGCTTTCTGCCGGAAGCCCTGCAATCACCGAGGATTAA
- a CDS encoding RNB domain-containing ribonuclease produces MKLYAAPLDFRPIAEEFSVPTDFPEEVTAQAATAQDRYAEQRRDARDIPLVTIDPAGSKDLDQAVFIEARDGGYRVLYAIADVAAFIEPGSALETESLKRGQTIYLPDEPARLHPAELSEDRASLLADVDRPAVLWTFNLDTAGEVEDFSVERALVRSRARLDYDQAHKDLENGTLHSSIALLPEVGKLRQASSLRREAINLRLPSQRVTESSDGKKGHYELVMEPRHEVMDYNSEISLLTGMCAGRLMEEHGVGFLRTLSAATPEAEATFRSEAEALGFDLGESSISEFLHSVDADSPRGMAVMREAQRLLRGADYVWLEDGQADVHAGIGGYYAHVTAPLRRLVDRFATEVCLALSGGYEVPQWVCERAGDVMSTMRSTSQLASHVDKACLNLTEATVLAPWVGTNFEAVVVDGGIKREKARLFVLDPPVIGQAVGHPETGKETMVSLVKADVEERDVLFAWPAD; encoded by the coding sequence ATGAAACTATATGCCGCGCCCTTGGACTTTCGGCCCATCGCTGAGGAGTTTTCCGTTCCGACCGACTTCCCAGAGGAGGTCACCGCCCAGGCCGCCACTGCGCAGGACCGCTATGCCGAGCAGCGCCGCGACGCCCGGGACATCCCGCTGGTGACCATCGACCCGGCCGGCTCAAAGGACCTGGACCAGGCCGTCTTCATTGAGGCGCGCGATGGCGGCTACCGCGTGCTCTATGCCATCGCTGATGTTGCAGCTTTCATCGAACCGGGCTCCGCGCTGGAGACTGAGTCCCTTAAGCGTGGCCAGACCATCTACCTGCCCGATGAGCCGGCGCGGCTGCACCCAGCGGAGCTGTCTGAGGATAGGGCCTCGCTGCTTGCCGACGTCGACCGCCCCGCGGTCCTCTGGACCTTCAACCTCGACACCGCGGGTGAGGTGGAGGACTTCTCGGTGGAGCGCGCACTCGTGCGCAGCCGCGCCCGGCTGGACTATGACCAGGCCCATAAGGACTTGGAGAATGGCACTTTGCATTCCTCGATCGCCTTGCTGCCGGAGGTAGGAAAGCTACGACAGGCCTCCTCGCTGCGGCGTGAGGCGATTAACCTGCGACTTCCTTCGCAGCGCGTAACCGAAAGCAGCGATGGGAAAAAGGGGCACTACGAGCTCGTGATGGAGCCGCGCCACGAGGTGATGGACTATAACTCGGAGATTTCGCTGCTTACCGGAATGTGCGCGGGGCGGTTGATGGAAGAGCATGGAGTTGGTTTCCTGCGCACCTTATCGGCGGCCACACCGGAGGCCGAGGCCACCTTCCGCTCGGAAGCAGAGGCGCTGGGTTTTGACCTGGGGGAGAGCAGCATCTCAGAGTTTCTGCATTCCGTGGACGCGGATTCGCCGCGCGGGATGGCGGTGATGCGCGAGGCCCAGCGATTGCTGCGTGGTGCTGACTACGTGTGGCTGGAGGATGGCCAGGCGGACGTGCACGCGGGAATCGGCGGCTACTATGCGCACGTGACGGCCCCGCTGCGGCGTCTTGTCGACCGCTTCGCCACGGAGGTCTGCTTAGCACTCAGCGGTGGCTATGAGGTGCCGCAGTGGGTGTGCGAGCGCGCCGGGGATGTCATGTCCACGATGCGCTCGACATCGCAGCTGGCCTCCCATGTGGATAAGGCGTGTTTGAACCTCACGGAGGCGACGGTCCTGGCGCCGTGGGTTGGCACCAACTTTGAAGCTGTCGTGGTTGATGGTGGAATCAAGCGTGAGAAAGCACGGCTCTTCGTGTTAGACCCACCGGTGATTGGTCAGGCCGTAGGCCACCCAGAGACCGGCAAGGAGACGATGGTGTCCTTGGTGAAGGCCGACGTTGAAGAGCGCGATGTGCTCTTTGCGTGGCCGGCGGATTAA